A segment of the Arachis hypogaea cultivar Tifrunner chromosome 5, arahy.Tifrunner.gnm2.J5K5, whole genome shotgun sequence genome:
ACGGACTCTTCTGGGTTCGCCGGGGGTATATCGGACCACGGGCCGGCGAACACCTGCGTGAAGACCTCCCTGCACCTTTCGACTGTGCCGGAGTCACGAACGACGCAAAAAAATTCGAATCCACGGCGGACCTCATCATCTGTTTTGTCACCGAGCGACAGAAGCAGCATCGCAGCGATGTAGCAGGCCTCCACATCGCCCAAGTCTGCTGCCTCGGTCAGGGTCCGCATACCACCTCTGCGGTGGCCACACCAGAATAAATGAGACATCCCAACGCAGAGCATAGCGGCCGGGTTCCGCGCTCTGGCGCATCGACGCAGAAATGTCATTGCAGGCATACCGGAGTAGTCGAGGAAGCAGCCGATCGGCAACACTGACACCAACGCGTGCCTGTACACGGCGTCGGAATTGCATGCTGCTGCAAATAACCTGCAACTCGCCTGCATGTTGAA
Coding sequences within it:
- the LOC112799893 gene encoding putative F-box protein At1g67623, with the protein product MVASNSIEDLFNMQASCRLFAAACNSDAVYRHALVSVLPIGCFLDYSGMPAMTFLRRCARARNPAAMLCVGMSHLFWCGHRRGGMRTLTEAADLGDVEACYIAAMLLLSLGDKTDDEVRRGFEFFCVVRDSGTVERCREVFTQVFAGPWSDIPPANPEESVSCRSGSCRTRGTIGDDSDLSSVACVQCLAEYEVRKFLGLTAFK